A section of the Campylobacter lanienae NCTC 13004 genome encodes:
- a CDS encoding DUF362 domain-containing protein — MAVKITDICISCGSCIDECPVNAIVDDSDNPTGEDTYYVYADKCVECVGHNDEPACASACPTDGCIVWSDVVDGQPSRSEISKELRDGTNAVIA; from the coding sequence ATGGCGGTAAAAATTACTGATATTTGTATTAGTTGCGGTTCTTGTATAGATGAGTGTCCAGTAAATGCGATTGTAGATGATAGTGATAACCCAACAGGTGAAGATACATATTATGTTTATGCTGATAAATGTGTCGAATGCGTAGGACACAATGATGAACCAGCATGTGCAAGTGCCTGTCCAACTGATGGCTGTATTGTATGGAGTGATGTAGTAGATGGTCAGCCAAGCAGAAGTGAAATTAGCAAAGAGTTAAGGGACGGCACAAACGCTGTAATAGCTTAA
- the motB gene encoding flagellar motor protein MotB, with product MAKKKKCPECPAGEKWAVPYADFLSLLLALFIALYAISAVNKAKVEALKTEFIKIFEFPDTKSLKESSKTSNSSKEFDSPSIAVQTQTQAAVNVNANNERYKVTLDQAENQIAIDLPASIKFDPQSSKIYNPDVINFINIVAMIINKIPESVAVEIRGYADDFGDYATDYRLGIERAYSVFTMLTNGGVDSKRMRITSFGDSVKIMNSDLKIAKIYFKIDVKEKALQKSVLDILSELK from the coding sequence ATGGCAAAGAAGAAGAAGTGTCCAGAGTGTCCAGCAGGCGAGAAATGGGCCGTCCCTTATGCGGATTTCCTCTCTTTGCTTTTGGCTCTTTTTATTGCGCTTTATGCGATTTCAGCAGTAAATAAAGCTAAGGTTGAAGCTTTAAAAACTGAATTTATAAAGATATTTGAATTCCCAGATACAAAATCTCTTAAAGAGAGTAGTAAAACATCAAATAGTAGTAAGGAATTTGATAGTCCTAGTATCGCAGTCCAAACACAAACCCAAGCTGCTGTTAATGTCAATGCCAATAACGAAAGGTATAAAGTCACACTAGACCAAGCTGAAAATCAAATAGCAATTGACTTGCCAGCAAGTATTAAATTTGATCCACAAAGCTCAAAAATTTATAACCCAGATGTGATAAATTTTATCAATATCGTAGCTATGATTATTAATAAAATTCCAGAATCAGTAGCGGTAGAAATAAGAGGTTACGCAGATGATTTTGGTGATTATGCGACTGATTATAGACTTGGGATTGAGCGTGCTTATAGTGTATTTACGATGCTTACAAATGGTGGCGTAGATAGCAAAAGAATGAGAATCACATCTTTTGGAGATAGCGTAAAAATAATGAATAGCGACCTAAAAATCGCTAAAATATATTTCAAGATTGATGTCAAAGAAAAGGCGTTACAAAAATCAGTTTTAGATATACTTAGTGAGCTTAAATAA
- the motA gene encoding flagellar motor stator protein MotA — protein MDLSTILGMVLAVTSISVGDILEGGNPLHVLHISSVLIVIPTAMFSAMTATNKKYIKAAFKELKIAFKGSGVDMTARINELVEYSTLARKNGILSLEQKAVAIEDEFLKTGLSMLVDGQPIDEVKEHLELSIETTEEYYHECGHFWIRTGESCPTFGLVGAVMGLMLALQLLDNPAAMAAGIAGAFTATVTGIMGSYAFFGPWGMKIIGNAKDIVKEKVMILEALVGIAEGANPRSLEAKLFNFLDKNEPRISQFN, from the coding sequence ATGGATCTTTCTACTATTTTAGGTATGGTATTGGCTGTTACTAGTATATCTGTTGGCGATATTTTAGAAGGGGGAAACCCTTTACATGTTTTACATATTAGCTCTGTTCTTATCGTTATCCCTACAGCTATGTTCTCAGCGATGACTGCAACAAACAAAAAGTATATTAAAGCAGCTTTTAAAGAGCTTAAAATCGCGTTTAAAGGCTCTGGCGTAGATATGACAGCTAGGATCAATGAACTAGTAGAATACAGCACTCTAGCTAGAAAAAATGGGATTTTATCATTAGAGCAAAAAGCAGTAGCTATAGAAGATGAGTTTTTAAAAACCGGCCTTAGTATGTTAGTCGATGGTCAGCCTATTGATGAGGTTAAGGAGCATTTGGAGCTATCTATTGAGACTACTGAGGAGTATTATCATGAGTGTGGGCATTTTTGGATTCGCACGGGTGAGAGTTGTCCAACTTTTGGGCTAGTTGGTGCGGTTATGGGTCTGATGCTAGCACTTCAACTTCTTGATAATCCTGCTGCGATGGCCGCTGGTATCGCAGGGGCATTTACAGCTACAGTTACTGGAATCATGGGCTCATACGCTTTTTTTGGGCCTTGGGGGATGAAGATTATAGGAAATGCTAAAGATATAGTTAAAGAAAAAGTTATGATTCTAGAGGCGTTAGTAGGTATTGCAGAAGGGGCAAACCCAAGAAGTTTAGAGGCGAAATTATTTAATTTCTTAGACAAAAACGAACCTAGAATTTCTCAATTTAATTAA
- the polA gene encoding DNA polymerase I, with translation MKTLTIIDTFGFFFRLYYAMSSLKTNDGKPSGMIHGFANFIANLKQDFNSDYIVFALDSGSKTFRNDIDPNYKANRSEAPKELKEQLPICIDMIEKMGLCSLRVDGYEADDIIASFIKNNPQNDLFIKVVTHDKDLYQLISDRVNIYSPAKKELYDRDGCYEKYGVYPEQVRDFLALTGDSADNIPGVKGIGDKGAKKLLDEFGSIENLYENLNQVRSERTKNLLFDGKDSALISKKLATLYDGLQTPNLSSAKFPDYNPLIKIQDILKEYSLNRLLATLNLEDRQKDLSFEPILITDDSELEEILSDISSDTLIAFDTETTSLETKEAKIVGFSFCFNEQKSYYVPINHSYLGVPKMISQKAALWAIERIYSAFVIGHNLKYDFKVILNNFNLNPPKRYADTMIMAWLDDPSSSVGMDALAKKLYDYDTIKFENVVKRGDNFASVELESATKYAAEDAWVTLRFYNTFSKKLSSQMLKIAYDIEFDFILTLLDMEANGIAVNRAKLRNLIDQNEIALDEIKGEIYKLCGMKFNINSTKQLGQVLFDELKLPSKKSTKTGYSTDESVLKELSDAHPSIAKILEYRELYKLQSTYCEPILNLALKDENSRVYTSFIHTGTATGRLASKNPNLQNIPARGNYAKLFRSVFEAKDGYSFLSLDYSQIELRLLAHFSGDSALISAFKSGEDIHAKSAINIFGELNDTNRSIAKSINFGLIYGMGVNKLSSDLGIDKKAAKEYIARYFAAFSSVKEYLQSIKDQAKSDGFVQTLIGRRRYFDFSNASPMQLAMYEREAVNTKFQGSAADIIKLSMLKIDKILSDEKMLLQIHDELIFEVKDEKVDEFGLKIAKIMSEIVSLNVPLVVNYNVAKNWGELK, from the coding sequence GTGAAAACTCTAACGATAATTGATACTTTTGGCTTCTTTTTTCGCCTTTATTACGCAATGAGCAGCTTAAAAACTAATGATGGAAAACCAAGTGGAATGATCCATGGATTTGCCAATTTCATAGCGAATTTAAAGCAAGATTTTAATAGTGATTATATAGTTTTTGCCCTTGATAGCGGCTCAAAAACATTTAGAAATGATATAGACCCAAATTACAAAGCCAATCGCTCCGAAGCCCCAAAAGAGCTTAAAGAGCAGTTGCCAATCTGTATTGATATGATTGAAAAAATGGGCTTATGTAGTTTAAGAGTTGATGGATATGAAGCTGATGATATAATCGCAAGTTTTATCAAAAACAACCCACAAAATGATCTATTTATCAAAGTCGTAACCCATGATAAGGATCTATATCAGTTAATTAGCGATAGGGTAAATATCTATAGTCCAGCCAAAAAAGAGCTATATGATAGAGATGGTTGCTATGAAAAGTATGGTGTGTATCCAGAGCAGGTGCGTGATTTTTTAGCTTTGACAGGTGATAGTGCTGATAATATCCCAGGGGTTAAGGGTATTGGAGATAAGGGGGCTAAGAAGCTTTTAGATGAGTTTGGGAGTATTGAGAATTTATATGAAAATTTAAATCAAGTCAGAAGCGAACGAACCAAAAATTTGCTTTTTGATGGCAAAGATAGTGCCCTTATATCCAAAAAATTAGCAACCTTATATGATGGACTCCAAACCCCAAATCTATCAAGTGCCAAATTCCCAGATTATAACCCATTAATAAAAATTCAAGATATCCTAAAAGAGTACTCTTTAAATCGCCTTTTGGCTACTTTAAACCTTGAAGATAGACAAAAAGATCTTAGCTTTGAGCCAATTTTGATAACCGATGATAGCGAGCTTGAAGAGATTTTATCTGATATTAGTAGTGATACATTGATAGCGTTTGATACTGAAACTACTAGCTTAGAAACCAAAGAGGCTAAGATTGTTGGATTTAGTTTTTGCTTTAATGAGCAAAAAAGCTATTATGTCCCTATAAATCACAGCTATTTAGGTGTCCCAAAGATGATAAGCCAAAAGGCGGCTTTATGGGCTATTGAGCGGATTTACTCAGCCTTTGTAATAGGGCATAATCTCAAATATGATTTTAAGGTTATACTAAATAATTTTAACCTAAATCCGCCAAAACGCTACGCAGATACAATGATAATGGCGTGGCTAGATGACCCTAGCAGTAGCGTAGGGATGGATGCTTTGGCTAAAAAATTGTATGATTATGATACTATTAAATTTGAAAATGTAGTAAAGCGTGGCGATAATTTTGCTAGTGTGGAGCTAGAAAGCGCCACCAAATACGCCGCAGAAGATGCTTGGGTGACGCTTAGATTTTATAACACTTTTAGTAAAAAACTTAGCAGTCAAATGCTAAAAATTGCTTATGATATTGAGTTTGATTTTATACTAACTTTGCTTGATATGGAAGCTAATGGAATAGCCGTAAATAGGGCAAAACTAAGGAATTTAATAGACCAAAATGAGATAGCGCTTGATGAGATAAAAGGTGAAATTTATAAGCTTTGTGGGATGAAATTTAATATCAACTCAACAAAACAGCTAGGCCAAGTGCTTTTTGATGAGCTTAAATTACCGAGCAAAAAAAGCACCAAAACCGGTTATAGCACCGATGAAAGCGTGCTTAAAGAGCTTAGCGACGCTCATCCATCCATAGCTAAAATTTTAGAATATAGAGAGCTTTATAAGCTTCAAAGCACATATTGCGAACCGATTTTAAATTTAGCCTTAAAAGATGAAAATAGCAGAGTTTATACTAGCTTTATCCACACTGGCACGGCCACTGGTCGCCTAGCAAGCAAAAATCCAAATTTACAAAATATCCCCGCTCGTGGGAATTACGCTAAGCTTTTTAGATCTGTTTTTGAAGCTAAAGATGGTTATAGCTTTTTGAGCCTTGATTACTCTCAAATAGAGCTTAGGCTTTTAGCGCATTTTAGTGGCGATAGTGCCTTGATATCGGCTTTTAAAAGTGGTGAAGATATACACGCCAAATCAGCAATCAATATTTTTGGTGAGTTAAATGATACCAACAGAAGTATCGCAAAATCCATAAATTTTGGTTTAATTTATGGAATGGGGGTTAATAAATTAAGCAGTGATCTAGGTATAGACAAAAAGGCCGCAAAAGAGTATATAGCTAGATATTTTGCCGCATTTAGCAGTGTTAAAGAGTATCTACAAAGCATTAAAGATCAGGCTAAAAGCGATGGATTTGTCCAAACATTGATTGGCAGAAGAAGGTATTTTGACTTCTCTAACGCCTCGCCTATGCAACTTGCGATGTATGAAAGAGAAGCTGTAAATACCAAATTTCAAGGCAGTGCAGCTGATATAATCAAGCTATCAATGCTAAAAATTGATAAAATTTTAAGCGATGAAAAGATGCTTTTACAAATTCACGATGAGCTGATTTTTGAAGTTAAAGATGAAAAGGTTGATGAATTTGGGCTAAAAATTGCTAAAATTATGAGCGAGATAGTGAGCTTAAATGTGCCTTTAGTTGTGAATTATAATGTAGCAAAAAACTGGGGCGAGCTCAAGTAA
- a CDS encoding 16S rRNA (uracil(1498)-N(3))-methyltransferase: MKFIYHERANAENIELSGDSFSHLKALRLSLGQRVDIRNLKDGYSYIYEIKSINRRSADLELVFKSLISPIKHKFELAWAVVDGSVIEKSLPTLNELGVGRLNLVYCEFSQRNFKLNLERFERILISSCEQCGRNSIMEIAIFDSVDELLEYKKDIALVDFGGESLDRFNGEYMLFVGPEGGFSQSERDKIPAKFAINSPYILRSNSAIIGVASKFLV, encoded by the coding sequence ATGAAATTTATCTATCATGAGAGGGCAAATGCTGAAAATATCGAGCTTAGTGGCGATAGTTTTAGCCACTTAAAAGCCCTTAGATTAAGCCTTGGCCAAAGGGTGGATATAAGAAATTTAAAAGATGGCTATAGCTACATTTATGAGATCAAATCCATAAATAGGCGTAGTGCGGATTTGGAGTTGGTATTTAAATCACTCATAAGCCCTATTAAACATAAATTTGAATTAGCTTGGGCGGTTGTGGATGGTAGCGTGATAGAAAAGAGTTTGCCTACTCTAAATGAGCTTGGAGTGGGGCGGTTAAATTTAGTCTATTGTGAGTTTTCGCAAAGGAATTTTAAGCTAAATTTAGAGAGATTTGAGAGAATTTTGATTAGTAGTTGTGAGCAGTGTGGTAGAAATTCCATCATGGAGATTGCTATATTTGATAGCGTGGATGAGCTTTTAGAGTATAAAAAAGATATAGCCTTGGTGGATTTTGGCGGTGAGAGTTTGGATAGATTTAATGGTGAGTATATGCTATTTGTGGGGCCTGAGGGTGGATTTAGCCAAAGTGAAAGAGATAAAATACCGGCCAAATTCGCTATAAACTCACCTTATATTCTTCGCTCAAATAGTGCTATTATCGGCGTTGCTAGTAAATTTTTGGTGTGA
- a CDS encoding 6-pyruvoyl trahydropterin synthase family protein, with product MIIRKIYDFENAHIVRFCSSKRCKESIHGHSYRCEVLLKSEYLDAAGMVYDFGLMKQYIRMIIDSFDHTTTLYANDEIGYKNDMKKHSKRWIELPYNPSAEHFSRVFFVLIDKLLNQSIMQNGEKGVELYSIIVHETATGYAQCFKEDAYSPKMGIINLDEIIFSDGIKEEWSDFDFYEKLKNGSKFINPKEC from the coding sequence ATGATAATTAGAAAAATTTATGATTTTGAAAATGCTCATATAGTGAGATTTTGTAGCTCAAAGCGGTGTAAAGAGAGTATCCACGGCCATAGCTACAGGTGTGAGGTGCTACTTAAATCTGAGTATTTAGACGCTGCTGGGATGGTGTATGACTTTGGCCTTATGAAGCAATATATCAGGATGATTATTGATAGTTTTGATCACACTACGACGCTTTATGCTAATGATGAGATTGGGTATAAAAATGATATGAAAAAGCACTCTAAACGCTGGATAGAGCTACCTTATAATCCAAGTGCTGAGCATTTTAGTCGTGTGTTTTTTGTCTTAATTGATAAGCTACTTAATCAATCTATCATGCAAAATGGCGAAAAGGGTGTGGAGCTATATAGCATTATTGTCCATGAGACAGCCACAGGCTATGCGCAATGCTTTAAAGAAGATGCCTATAGCCCTAAAATGGGGATAATAAATTTAGATGAGATAATCTTTAGCGATGGGATCAAAGAAGAGTGGAGTGATTTTGACTTTTATGAAAAGCTCAAAAATGGTAGTAAATTTATAAATCCAAAGGAGTGCTAG
- a CDS encoding 7-carboxy-7-deazaguanine synthase QueE: MVEVVEYFHSIQGEGRYQGKNAFFIRLAGCNLRCQGFGSIMKSPKNGEILLGCDTIKAAQSSHFSYEKFNFERLSSLLISLKHKPLIIITGGEPLLYHSDWDLIKFLEYAFSVGFSVQFESNGTIEIDFAKYPIYKKCTFAVSVKLSISGEPAHKRINKKALKSLFNNADCFYKFVTTANEFDEIKEILSIQNGEVWCMPLAKNQDELNQNAKSVASFAIKNGFNYSDRLHIRIWNDLDGV, translated from the coding sequence ATGGTTGAGGTAGTTGAGTATTTCCACTCCATTCAAGGCGAAGGGCGATATCAAGGCAAAAACGCCTTTTTTATCCGCCTTGCTGGTTGTAACCTAAGATGTCAAGGCTTTGGGTCTATTATGAAATCACCTAAAAATGGTGAAATTTTATTAGGTTGTGATACCATTAAAGCAGCGCAATCATCACATTTTAGCTATGAAAAATTCAATTTTGAGCGTTTGAGTAGTTTGCTCATTAGTTTAAAGCATAAGCCTTTGATCATTATAACCGGTGGCGAGCCGCTTTTATACCATAGTGATTGGGATTTAATTAAATTTCTTGAGTATGCTTTTAGCGTTGGATTTAGTGTGCAGTTTGAGAGCAATGGGACTATTGAGATTGATTTTGCCAAATATCCAATTTACAAAAAATGCACCTTCGCAGTGAGTGTAAAGCTATCTATAAGTGGTGAGCCAGCGCACAAAAGAATCAACAAAAAAGCCCTAAAATCGCTATTTAATAACGCTGATTGCTTCTATAAATTTGTAACTACGGCTAATGAATTTGATGAGATTAAGGAGATTTTATCTATCCAAAATGGCGAAGTGTGGTGTATGCCGCTAGCTAAAAACCAAGATGAATTAAACCAAAATGCCAAAAGCGTGGCGAGTTTTGCTATAAAAAATGGATTTAATTATAGTGATAGATTGCATATTAGAATTTGGAATGATTTAGATGGAGTTTAG
- the moaA gene encoding GTP 3',8-cyclase MoaA codes for MLVDKFGRVIDYLRISVTQLCNFKCRYCMPEDGEFNGLEKSKILSYEEMFGFVKICLDNGVKKIRLTGGEPLVRRDIEKFVKMINDYKPDLDLAMTTNGYYLKQKAKILKESGLKRLNISLDTLDVKKANFIARKDVLNQVLDGINEAEKEGFGIKLNSVVLRGINDNEIIELLEFARSKNAQIRYIEFMENTHASSDIKGLKKDEILDILSKKYSIKEITKSPNSPSSLFETSDGYKFGIIDPHKHDFCASCNRLRLSADGLLIPCLYYEDGKSIKEAMRDGNYARAMEILKEVLETKPEKNRWENDGKGEISSRAFYQTGG; via the coding sequence ATGCTAGTAGATAAATTTGGTAGGGTTATTGACTATTTGCGTATTTCAGTAACTCAGCTTTGTAATTTTAAATGTAGGTATTGTATGCCTGAAGATGGTGAGTTTAATGGCTTAGAAAAGAGCAAGATTTTGAGCTATGAAGAGATGTTTGGGTTTGTTAAAATTTGCCTTGATAATGGAGTTAAAAAGATTAGATTAACCGGCGGGGAGCCTTTAGTAAGAAGAGATATTGAAAAATTTGTAAAAATGATAAATGATTATAAACCAGATCTTGATCTAGCTATGACAACAAATGGATATTATCTAAAACAAAAGGCGAAAATCTTAAAAGAATCAGGGCTAAAAAGATTAAATATCTCGCTTGATACTTTGGATGTTAAAAAGGCAAATTTCATAGCTAGAAAAGATGTCTTAAATCAAGTTTTAGATGGAATTAATGAGGCTGAAAAAGAGGGCTTTGGTATCAAACTAAATAGCGTTGTACTTCGTGGGATAAATGATAATGAGATTATAGAGCTTTTGGAATTTGCTAGGAGCAAAAATGCACAGATTAGATATATTGAATTTATGGAAAATACTCACGCAAGTAGCGATATAAAAGGGCTTAAAAAAGATGAAATTTTAGATATCTTATCTAAAAAATATAGTATAAAAGAGATTACCAAAAGCCCAAATAGCCCATCTAGTCTATTTGAAACTAGCGATGGATATAAATTTGGAATTATAGATCCGCATAAACATGATTTTTGTGCGAGTTGCAATAGGCTTAGATTAAGTGCTGATGGGCTTTTGATACCTTGTTTATACTATGAAGATGGCAAGAGCATAAAAGAGGCTATGAGAGATGGGAATTATGCTAGGGCTATGGAGATTTTAAAAGAGGTCTTAGAGACAAAACCAGAGAAAAATAGATGGGAAAATGATGGTAAAGGCGAGATTTCTAGTAGGGCATTTTACCAAACTGGTGGTTAG
- a CDS encoding DUF6115 domain-containing protein, translated as MSNELLLYIAFILLLAVFGAIFWLREKQINSKFSKFELAIEGLIKENYQLKKQIKDNAKPQEIIKNDIDMDEINHIIELKINEGLIQKISPILQNVHIIEQAVNEIKDEQQERLYSLEERTKSIGKITPPSFEANNENRVVEMFRAGKTPEAIARDLQLGVGQVTMILKFKKEI; from the coding sequence GTGAGCAATGAGTTATTACTTTATATCGCTTTTATACTTCTTTTAGCTGTTTTTGGGGCGATTTTTTGGCTTAGAGAGAAGCAGATTAATTCGAAATTTTCTAAATTTGAATTGGCGATAGAAGGGCTTATCAAAGAGAATTATCAGCTTAAAAAGCAGATTAAAGATAACGCCAAACCACAAGAGATTATCAAAAATGATATAGATATGGATGAGATAAATCATATAATAGAGCTAAAAATCAATGAAGGATTAATCCAAAAAATCTCCCCAATTTTACAAAATGTCCATATCATAGAACAGGCCGTAAATGAGATCAAAGATGAACAACAAGAGAGGCTTTATAGCCTAGAAGAGCGAACCAAAAGTATAGGCAAGATTACTCCACCTAGCTTTGAAGCAAATAATGAAAATAGAGTTGTAGAGATGTTTAGAGCTGGTAAAACGCCAGAGGCGATAGCTAGGGATTTACAGCTTGGAGTGGGGCAGGTTACTATGATTTTGAAATTTAAAAAAGAGATATAA
- the mqnP gene encoding menaquinone biosynthesis prenyltransferase MqnP, producing MSKFIKILKDIDELIVFKHSIFALPFIFVAMIVASKSLNNSIWFGWELLILGILCAVSARNFAMGANRYLDRDIDKDNPRCASRPSVDGRIGSGNLLIFIWINAFIFVIVAYFINSLAFWLSFPILALLGVYSYFKRFSALAHIMLGVCLGLSPIAGAIAVLGEVPLWVLLLSFGVVFWVAGFDILYSLQDMEYDKKVGLFSIPSVYGAKAAMFICGIFHFLTILFWLLFAIGAGLGVAGFIGVGISGVILYFEHRIVRRDFSKIDRAFFTLNGYLGIIFFIFVLVSLW from the coding sequence ATGTCAAAATTTATTAAAATTTTAAAAGATATTGATGAGTTAATTGTCTTTAAGCACTCTATTTTTGCTCTGCCATTTATATTTGTAGCGATGATAGTGGCATCTAAGAGCTTAAATAACTCAATTTGGTTTGGTTGGGAGCTTTTGATTTTAGGTATTTTGTGCGCTGTTAGTGCTAGGAATTTCGCTATGGGGGCAAATCGCTATTTGGATAGAGATATTGACAAGGATAATCCTAGATGCGCCTCTCGTCCAAGCGTAGATGGCAGAATTGGCAGTGGAAATTTATTAATTTTTATCTGGATTAATGCTTTTATTTTTGTGATTGTGGCCTATTTTATAAATTCTCTTGCATTTTGGCTTAGTTTTCCGATTTTAGCACTTCTTGGGGTGTATTCATATTTTAAGAGATTTTCTGCTTTGGCTCATATTATGCTTGGAGTTTGCCTTGGGCTTTCGCCTATTGCTGGGGCGATAGCGGTGCTAGGAGAGGTGCCTTTGTGGGTGCTTTTGCTCTCATTTGGGGTTGTGTTTTGGGTGGCTGGATTTGATATTTTATACTCACTTCAAGATATGGAGTATGATAAAAAGGTAGGATTGTTTAGTATCCCTAGCGTATATGGTGCGAAGGCTGCTATGTTTATTTGTGGGATTTTTCATTTTTTGACTATACTTTTTTGGCTGCTTTTTGCTATTGGTGCTGGGCTTGGAGTGGCTGGTTTTATCGGTGTGGGGATTAGTGGGGTGATTTTGTATTTTGAGCATAGGATTGTTAGGCGGGATTTTAGCAAGATAGATAGGGCGTTTTTTACTCTTAATGGATATTTGGGAATAATATTTTTTATCTTTGTATTGGTGAGTTTATGGTAG
- the miaA gene encoding tRNA (adenosine(37)-N6)-dimethylallyltransferase MiaA yields the protein MYSELAIIGTTASGKSDLAIKVAREFNAVILSLDSLCLYKEIDIASAKPNKDELELVSHFGIDLVMPDMDFCVGDFIDEYKKAKLYAQQNNSMLIITGGSGFYLKSMLSGLSPKIEPLKINISDDEIWDLVVEIDKEFCAKFSKNDKFRLHKWYQIYAQTNEIPTQWLRLNTGEPVIKNLTIYELVWDKFELIERIKTRTKNMLENGLINEARYLFGRYDSALKPLNSIGLKEAKDYLDGKINLNELNDLITIHTTQLAKRQRTFNKSFNSIKIDAKNLNLDKFLTQISNSIN from the coding sequence ATGTATAGTGAATTAGCAATTATCGGCACTACAGCAAGTGGCAAAAGCGATTTGGCTATCAAGGTAGCTAGAGAGTTTAATGCGGTGATTTTAAGCCTTGATTCTTTGTGTTTATATAAAGAGATCGATATCGCAAGTGCTAAGCCTAATAAGGATGAGCTAGAGCTTGTTAGCCATTTTGGGATTGATCTTGTTATGCCTGATATGGATTTTTGTGTGGGAGATTTTATAGATGAGTATAAAAAGGCCAAGCTATACGCACAGCAAAATAACTCCATGCTAATTATCACCGGCGGAAGTGGATTTTATCTAAAATCAATGCTAAGTGGTCTATCGCCTAAAATTGAGCCTTTGAAAATTAATATAAGTGATGATGAAATTTGGGATTTGGTAGTGGAGATTGATAAGGAATTTTGCGCTAAATTTAGCAAAAATGATAAATTTCGACTTCACAAATGGTATCAAATTTACGCCCAAACCAATGAAATTCCAACTCAATGGCTACGGCTTAACACTGGTGAGCCGGTGATTAAAAATTTGACTATTTATGAGCTAGTGTGGGATAAATTTGAGCTGATAGAGCGCATCAAAACTCGCACCAAAAATATGCTTGAAAATGGCTTAATAAATGAAGCTAGATATCTATTTGGGCGTTATGATAGCGCATTAAAACCGCTAAATTCCATCGGTCTTAAAGAGGCTAAAGATTATCTTGATGGTAAGATAAATCTAAATGAGCTAAATGATCTGATCACAATTCACACAACGCAACTAGCCAAGCGACAAAGAACATTTAATAAAAGCTTTAACTCCATTAAAATTGATGCTAAAAATTTAAATTTAGATAAATTTCTAACTCAAATATCAAATTCCATCAACTAA